The Carnobacterium mobile DSM 4848 genome includes a window with the following:
- the guaD gene encoding guanine deaminase, whose product MKNIVKVLKGTGFSSISAHEVEVLENYLYCIDDQGMIAKRLAPSDALYQSTLQEAKKEDKLTELAEGQYLLPGFIDLHIHAPQWAQSGTALDIPLYQWLNTYTFPLEAKFEDTAFAEKVYAHLVDTLLANGTTTGLYFATVHEEASYKLAEICAQKGQRGLVGKVVMDDVEQNPDYYRDKDTQTALADTERFIQRVKVLQAETFQGVYPVVTPRFVPSCTDSALAGLGKLTETYDVHVTSHCSESDWEHGYVKERFGKNDAQVLKDFGLLRDKSVIAHCNFLSESDAVTFKETGTAIAHCPISNAYFANSVIPIKQFHELGVEVGLGTDLSGGYDPSVYSAIRQAVISSRITANEAFYFATAGGGESVSLPIGRLAENFAFDAQVIDTTVSQASMPIFDKTEPLEDIFQKLLYLTKRENIVSIWVQGKQINE is encoded by the coding sequence ATGAAGAATATTGTTAAGGTTTTAAAAGGAACGGGGTTTTCTAGTATTTCTGCACATGAAGTGGAAGTACTAGAAAACTATCTCTACTGTATAGATGATCAAGGAATGATTGCAAAACGTTTGGCTCCATCAGATGCGTTGTATCAGTCTACGCTGCAAGAAGCAAAAAAAGAAGATAAGCTAACCGAATTAGCTGAAGGGCAATACCTCTTACCCGGATTTATCGATTTACATATTCATGCTCCTCAATGGGCTCAAAGCGGAACTGCATTAGATATTCCCTTATACCAGTGGTTGAACACCTATACTTTTCCGCTAGAAGCAAAATTTGAGGACACTGCTTTTGCCGAGAAAGTATATGCTCACTTGGTGGATACTTTATTGGCTAATGGAACGACGACCGGTCTTTATTTCGCGACAGTACATGAAGAGGCTAGCTATAAATTAGCTGAAATTTGTGCTCAAAAAGGCCAACGGGGACTAGTCGGCAAAGTTGTAATGGATGACGTTGAACAGAACCCTGATTATTATCGCGATAAAGATACACAAACGGCCCTAGCTGATACCGAACGATTCATTCAACGTGTCAAAGTCTTGCAAGCTGAAACCTTCCAAGGTGTTTATCCTGTCGTTACTCCTCGATTCGTGCCTAGCTGTACTGACTCAGCTTTAGCCGGCTTGGGGAAATTGACTGAAACTTATGATGTGCACGTGACCAGTCATTGCAGCGAAAGCGATTGGGAACATGGTTACGTTAAAGAACGATTTGGCAAAAATGATGCCCAAGTCTTGAAGGATTTTGGATTATTAAGAGATAAATCTGTTATAGCCCACTGTAACTTCTTAAGCGAATCGGATGCCGTTACTTTTAAAGAAACAGGCACAGCGATTGCTCATTGCCCTATTTCCAATGCTTATTTTGCAAACAGTGTGATTCCGATCAAACAATTTCATGAGCTTGGAGTTGAAGTTGGATTGGGAACCGATCTTTCTGGAGGGTATGATCCAAGTGTCTACTCAGCGATCCGCCAAGCCGTTATCTCCTCTCGTATCACAGCCAATGAAGCTTTTTATTTCGCAACAGCTGGCGGCGGAGAAAGTGTCAGCCTGCCAATCGGACGTCTCGCAGAAAACTTTGCTTTTGATGCTCAAGTGATCGACACAACTGTTTCTCAAGCTTCCATGCCGATTTTTGATAAAACCGAACCGCTAGAAGATATTTTTCAAAAGCTGCTTTACTTAACAAAACGTGAAAATATTGTCTCAATATGGGTACAAGGAAAACAAATTAACGAATAA
- a CDS encoding BlaI/MecI/CopY family transcriptional regulator has translation MKGFTKREKEIMDIFWNSDFPLNVSDIEKVNPSLSKNTIQSIVRKLNKRNIISVDKIDYSGTVLARYYKPTISQEEYLISELSNDSLSNLFATFIDKEATQEELNELEQLIKEKKQQTKDV, from the coding sequence ATTAAAGGATTTACTAAACGAGAAAAAGAAATTATGGACATTTTTTGGAACTCTGACTTTCCACTTAACGTATCGGACATTGAAAAGGTTAATCCAAGTTTAAGTAAAAATACCATTCAATCCATCGTTCGTAAATTAAATAAAAGAAATATCATTAGTGTCGATAAAATTGACTATAGCGGAACAGTACTTGCACGATACTACAAACCAACTATCTCTCAAGAAGAATACTTGATATCTGAATTATCTAATGATTCTCTTAGTAATTTATTTGCGACTTTCATAGATAAAGAAGCAACTCAAGAAGAATTAAATGAACTTGAACAACTGATTAAAGAAAAAAAGCAACAGACAAAGGATGTCTAA
- a CDS encoding uracil-xanthine permease family protein: METTQMNVTVKTEDTVTWKQSLLLGLQHLLAMDVYVVPLIVALTVGFSASQSAILIQSTFIAAGIATIIQTGLLMKMPVAQGASFIPIGAIAGITLANGGGMEGWGAAMGASFLGAVVVTILGFTGLFHKFIDSFVPSIVGGTIIFCVGLSLMPAAVNDNIYNSAVGSIGQNIFLALITGAIMIGCSILGNHSSKSGRIFRVTSVIIALFAGSILAGFMGMLDLTPVAEAKWFSMPQFVFKDFTFSFDFSAIVTMLIIYLVLMAETTGTWLAVSNVTKTPLNQNHINRGVIGEGLGCMAAALFGTTPVTGYSSNAGIITITGIASRRVFIAAGGLFIVFGLSGKLSAIISSIPSAVIGGVFALICGVIAMSGFQVLKQKQLGQKEMYVISIPILLVIALTFLPADYLGTLPTMIQYLFGSPIAIASLTAIILNKALPEN; the protein is encoded by the coding sequence ATGGAAACGACTCAAATGAATGTAACAGTGAAAACAGAGGATACTGTAACTTGGAAGCAAAGTCTATTGCTTGGATTGCAACACTTATTGGCCATGGATGTCTATGTTGTACCGCTCATCGTCGCTTTGACTGTCGGCTTCTCTGCTAGTCAATCAGCCATCCTGATTCAATCGACTTTCATCGCTGCCGGTATTGCTACCATTATTCAAACAGGTTTATTGATGAAAATGCCCGTTGCGCAAGGAGCTTCTTTTATTCCAATCGGCGCAATCGCTGGAATTACGTTAGCCAATGGAGGCGGTATGGAAGGCTGGGGTGCAGCAATGGGCGCCAGCTTTTTAGGCGCAGTTGTCGTAACGATCCTAGGCTTTACTGGCTTGTTCCACAAATTCATTGACTCCTTTGTACCATCTATCGTAGGCGGCACGATTATTTTTTGTGTTGGTCTGTCTTTGATGCCAGCTGCGGTGAACGACAATATTTACAACAGTGCTGTCGGATCGATCGGCCAAAATATTTTCTTGGCACTTATAACGGGTGCCATTATGATTGGCTGCTCTATTTTGGGGAATCATTCATCTAAAAGCGGACGCATTTTTCGCGTTACTTCTGTGATCATTGCACTCTTTGCCGGCAGTATTCTGGCTGGTTTTATGGGCATGTTGGATTTAACTCCAGTCGCTGAAGCTAAATGGTTTTCTATGCCGCAGTTCGTCTTTAAAGATTTCACTTTTTCTTTTGATTTTTCCGCCATCGTGACCATGCTGATCATTTATCTCGTTTTAATGGCTGAAACAACCGGTACTTGGTTAGCTGTTAGTAACGTCACTAAAACGCCTCTCAATCAGAATCACATCAATCGCGGAGTTATTGGTGAAGGTTTGGGTTGTATGGCAGCAGCACTTTTCGGAACTACTCCTGTAACGGGTTATTCTTCCAATGCGGGTATCATCACGATTACCGGTATCGCCAGCCGACGAGTCTTTATAGCTGCAGGCGGATTATTCATCGTTTTTGGATTATCAGGCAAATTATCTGCGATCATTTCTTCTATTCCTTCTGCTGTCATTGGCGGAGTATTCGCACTTATCTGCGGAGTCATTGCAATGAGCGGCTTCCAAGTCCTAAAACAAAAGCAGCTTGGTCAAAAAGAAATGTATGTCATCTCGATTCCCATTCTATTGGTAATCGCTTTGACCTTCTTACCAGCTGATTACTTAGGCACTTTGCCAACTATGATTCAATATCTTTTTGGCTCTCCAATCGCAATTGCTTCTTTAACCGCCATTATTTTGAATAAAGCATTGCCAGAAAATTAA
- a CDS encoding GNAT family N-acetyltransferase, whose product MTFDIQQLSQNHAEVIAEEWKYPGVYAFYDMTADPEDYEELLTPSLRKNNYFQVMKDNHLFGFFVIEKASDSDDIVDMGLGIKPELTGNGLGQSFLLEILDYIRKNYSAKTVRLGVASFNDRAKKCMKKSASSKQRFMTRRQMVASIRLLK is encoded by the coding sequence ATGACTTTTGATATTCAACAACTCAGCCAAAACCACGCTGAAGTAATTGCAGAAGAATGGAAATACCCGGGGGTTTACGCATTCTATGATATGACTGCTGATCCAGAAGATTATGAAGAACTCCTTACTCCAAGTTTAAGAAAGAATAATTACTTTCAAGTGATGAAAGATAATCACTTATTTGGTTTTTTTGTTATTGAAAAAGCTTCTGATAGCGATGATATTGTAGATATGGGATTAGGAATAAAACCAGAACTAACTGGGAATGGATTGGGACAGAGTTTTCTACTCGAAATCCTTGACTATATCCGCAAAAATTATTCTGCTAAAACAGTTCGGTTAGGTGTAGCTTCGTTTAATGATCGGGCAAAAAAGTGTATGAAAAAGTCGGCTTCAAGCAAACAAAGATTTATGACCAGACGACAAATGGTAGCGTCTATCCGTTTATTGAAATGA
- a CDS encoding type II toxin-antitoxin system PemK/MazF family toxin — translation MVKQGDIVKINLNPKQGHEQQGYRPYICLSYHGVSDYANIAVFAPISNTERNYPLYVPLQGTKSSGKVLLDQLVTIDYNARKYRYVETVPEKLIDELLVKVKVIFQKNEKIK, via the coding sequence ATGGTAAAACAAGGCGATATTGTTAAGATAAATTTAAATCCTAAACAAGGACATGAACAACAAGGATACAGACCCTATATTTGTTTAAGCTATCATGGTGTCAGTGACTATGCTAATATAGCGGTCTTTGCTCCAATATCAAACACAGAACGCAACTATCCTTTATATGTGCCATTACAGGGTACGAAATCTTCAGGAAAAGTTTTGTTAGATCAATTAGTAACCATTGATTACAATGCAAGAAAATATAGATATGTGGAAACTGTTCCAGAGAAATTGATAGATGAATTATTAGTGAAAGTAAAAGTAATTTTTCAAAAAAATGAAAAGATAAAGTGA
- a CDS encoding GNAT family protein, whose translation MDIFIRILDEKDAEMYQVLRLTALTTNPEAFGSTYEREMQFSIEEIKQRIVPSEKRISLGVFDESNVLIGIVTFIRETSIKMQHKGHIVGLYISAASRGQGVGNCLLTEMIELVRNWDGLEQISLTVVSTNLSAKHLYSSLGFKVYGTEKKAIKYEDQYYDEELMVLFL comes from the coding sequence ATTGATATATTTATCCGGATATTAGATGAAAAGGATGCAGAGATGTATCAAGTGTTGAGACTTACTGCATTAACAACAAATCCTGAAGCGTTTGGATCAACTTATGAAAGAGAAATGCAATTTTCGATTGAAGAAATTAAACAACGAATTGTGCCATCAGAAAAAAGAATCTCTCTAGGTGTGTTTGATGAAAGTAATGTATTGATAGGAATAGTTACATTTATCCGTGAGACTAGTATAAAGATGCAGCATAAAGGGCATATTGTCGGTCTTTATATTTCTGCTGCTAGTCGTGGACAAGGCGTGGGTAACTGCTTATTGACAGAAATGATTGAACTCGTGAGAAATTGGGACGGACTTGAGCAAATTAGTTTAACAGTCGTTTCAACTAATCTATCAGCTAAGCATTTATACAGTAGTCTTGGATTTAAAGTATATGGAACTGAAAAAAAGGCTATAAAATATGAGGATCAGTATTATGATGAAGAATTAATGGTTTTATTTTTGTAA
- a CDS encoding histidine phosphatase family protein, whose protein sequence is MVSYKGEDLNGYVISAPPVLYFYSATNKGLSWTEVQEKYPVEYEEWYTSRRYTKPPRGESYQDMLQRVLASIHKIINENSENVVIVTHSAVIMCVQCYLTNTPFDKMTNFKTSNTSITELNSDLFL, encoded by the coding sequence ATGGTCTCATATAAAGGAGAGGATTTAAATGGCTATGTGATATCCGCGCCTCCTGTTTTGTACTTTTATTCTGCCACAAACAAAGGCTTATCCTGGACAGAAGTCCAAGAAAAATATCCTGTAGAGTATGAGGAATGGTACACAAGCCGACGATATACTAAACCTCCAAGAGGGGAATCTTATCAAGATATGTTACAACGTGTTTTAGCTTCAATACATAAGATTATTAACGAAAATTCTGAAAATGTTGTAATCGTAACACATAGCGCTGTAATTATGTGTGTCCAATGTTACTTAACCAACACCCCTTTTGATAAAATGACTAACTTTAAAACAAGTAATACTTCAATTACGGAATTAAATAGTGATTTATTTCTGTAG
- a CDS encoding TIGR04104 family putative zinc finger protein, whose protein sequence is MPTCQNCKNKWSWKETFKKTFTTDPAMKCPYCGEKQYTSSKTRKWSLLFSLLPLLFLLLNAFWDISALIIMGLMIGSGILCICLYPFVLKLSNQEEPPF, encoded by the coding sequence ATGCCGACTTGTCAAAATTGTAAGAATAAATGGAGTTGGAAAGAAACGTTCAAAAAAACTTTCACTACAGATCCAGCGATGAAGTGCCCCTATTGTGGAGAAAAACAATATACTTCTTCAAAAACCAGAAAATGGAGTCTTTTATTTTCTCTGCTTCCTTTGCTTTTTTTGTTGCTTAATGCTTTTTGGGATATATCGGCTTTAATTATCATGGGATTAATGATAGGAAGCGGCATATTGTGTATTTGCTTGTATCCATTTGTTCTTAAATTATCCAATCAAGAAGAGCCGCCGTTTTAA
- a CDS encoding GNAT family N-acetyltransferase has translation MTIQKLHDVKKLQKECETQGNFQLKLNWDMLENRDTTQLDFFQYEKGELVAFLALYPFGSTVEVCGMVMPNERQKGLFSSLFKKGLEIALQNGYKEILLNAPSESHSAKIFLNKQGAIYKFTEHQMEWQDSLLEPVEDLTLRKATVEDLDISTRLSIEAFGMSKEDALSAETDDMLMIEINEKTVGKLRLKRIDKQTWISFFSILPEYQGKGIGRKVLQKVIKDQISDGFSVHLEVETKNDHALGLYKTVGFKVVHSQDYYLYQPHK, from the coding sequence TTGACGATACAAAAATTGCATGATGTTAAAAAGTTACAAAAAGAATGTGAAACTCAAGGGAATTTTCAATTAAAACTTAATTGGGATATGTTGGAAAATCGCGACACTACTCAACTTGATTTTTTTCAATATGAAAAAGGAGAGCTTGTTGCGTTTTTAGCTCTATATCCTTTTGGATCCACTGTTGAAGTGTGTGGCATGGTAATGCCAAATGAACGACAAAAAGGGCTATTCAGTTCTTTGTTTAAAAAAGGGCTAGAAATTGCACTACAAAATGGCTATAAAGAAATTTTATTAAACGCACCTTCTGAGTCACACTCCGCAAAAATTTTTTTGAATAAACAAGGTGCTATTTATAAATTTACGGAGCACCAAATGGAATGGCAAGACAGTCTCCTAGAACCAGTAGAAGATTTAACACTTCGAAAAGCAACTGTGGAAGATTTAGATATAAGTACACGTTTATCTATTGAAGCTTTTGGTATGTCTAAAGAAGATGCCCTATCAGCGGAGACTGACGATATGCTAATGATTGAAATAAATGAAAAAACAGTAGGAAAACTCCGTTTAAAGCGAATAGATAAACAGACTTGGATATCTTTCTTTTCTATTTTGCCAGAATATCAAGGTAAAGGAATAGGTAGAAAAGTGTTGCAGAAAGTCATTAAGGATCAAATTTCAGATGGCTTCTCGGTACACCTAGAAGTTGAAACAAAAAATGACCATGCTTTAGGATTGTATAAAACCGTAGGATTTAAAGTGGTACATTCGCAAGATTATTATCTCTATCAACCTCATAAATAA
- a CDS encoding M56 family metallopeptidase yields MHYSFSSLLISLSLVSIIVLLIQYLLSNKQIYKVIRIDFILILTLVVLLRLIFPLESDWTLTLKSTTVLPTLYEFFERKIQLFHFANLTYFSTLIMIWILGSVFLLVKLIFRYSKINCFIYTMEDQTNLYASKRIHAFKKLDQMNVKIYSSNNITTPMIYGFKEFKLLLPNIDFTDDELEYIFLHEVQHAQNQDILIKLVLEILVSVYWWFLPIYILRKQIQLVLEIRVDSQVTKSIRKQNYFDYLESLISVNHELVKQKATATSLENQLASFTFIETNTLKRRIEFMIEGYEKQSTKPIFLVLISLILLIASSIILEPYRIDEVSKNESTEIVDSSDTYILKKKTGEFRLFITNQDMGVIDDVNDNSLNGIPIIEE; encoded by the coding sequence ATGCATTATTCATTTTCTTCTCTGCTTATCTCATTATCCTTAGTTTCTATTATTGTCCTTCTTATTCAATACTTACTATCTAATAAACAGATATATAAAGTCATTAGAATTGATTTTATTTTGATCTTAACGTTAGTTGTATTATTAAGATTGATTTTCCCCTTGGAAAGTGATTGGACACTAACTTTAAAATCAACAACTGTTTTACCAACGTTATATGAATTTTTCGAAAGAAAAATTCAATTGTTCCATTTTGCTAATCTTACGTATTTCTCTACTCTGATTATGATATGGATACTCGGAAGTGTATTTTTACTTGTCAAATTGATTTTCCGATACTCAAAAATTAATTGTTTTATCTATACAATGGAAGATCAAACAAACTTGTACGCTAGTAAAAGGATTCATGCCTTTAAAAAGCTTGATCAAATGAATGTTAAAATTTACTCAAGTAACAATATTACTACCCCCATGATTTATGGGTTCAAAGAATTTAAACTTCTTTTACCGAATATTGATTTTACTGATGATGAGTTGGAATATATTTTTCTACATGAGGTCCAGCATGCTCAAAATCAAGATATTTTGATTAAATTAGTCTTGGAGATACTGGTAAGTGTCTATTGGTGGTTTTTACCTATTTATATTTTGAGAAAACAGATTCAATTAGTACTTGAAATAAGAGTTGATTCTCAGGTCACAAAGAGCATACGGAAACAGAACTATTTTGATTACCTTGAAAGTTTGATTAGTGTTAACCATGAGCTCGTAAAACAGAAAGCTACAGCAACGTCTTTAGAAAACCAGCTGGCTTCTTTTACCTTTATTGAAACAAATACTTTAAAAAGAAGAATCGAATTTATGATCGAAGGGTATGAAAAACAGTCTACCAAACCAATATTCTTGGTCCTAATATCACTCATTCTCTTAATAGCTTCATCAATTATTTTAGAACCTTATAGAATTGATGAAGTTTCAAAAAATGAAAGCACAGAAATAGTTGATTCTTCTGATACTTATATTCTCAAGAAAAAGACAGGTGAATTTAGACTATTCATTACAAACCAAGACATGGGCGTTATAGATGATGTGAATGACAACTCATTGAATGGGATTCCAATTATTGAAGAATAA
- a CDS encoding transposase, translated as MTLITKAKKSAVAYKKPPISTEKRGRPKCKGVKIKLTTLFKTHKEVFSEMLATIYGKEQSVSYYTLTALWGQGLYHELRFMLIIHNGSESILVSRDTSLSAEKIITLYSYRFKIERTFRAFNQTFAGFSYHFCTKFLKELNCYSRKIDRPPLESLTSEAEQQAVVQTFDAIEGFVQFVFIAHGLVQLLALKFSKECEGVLWLRTLRETRETIPSEATAMHYLRQSVLWQSQKKQQSTYCI; from the coding sequence TTGACCTTGATCACTAAGGCAAAAAAGTCAGCGGTTGCCTATAAAAAACCACCAATTTCTACTGAAAAACGAGGCCGTCCAAAATGCAAAGGAGTCAAAATAAAATTGACCACCCTTTTTAAAACACACAAAGAAGTTTTCAGTGAGATGCTTGCGACGATTTATGGAAAAGAACAATCCGTATCTTACTATACTTTGACTGCTTTATGGGGACAAGGACTCTATCATGAACTACGCTTTATGTTAATAATCCACAATGGGAGCGAATCGATTTTGGTCTCCAGGGACACCAGCCTTTCAGCTGAGAAAATCATCACACTTTATAGTTACCGTTTTAAGATTGAAAGGACTTTTCGAGCATTCAATCAGACATTCGCGGGTTTTTCTTATCATTTCTGCACAAAATTTTTAAAAGAACTAAATTGCTATAGTCGAAAAATAGATCGTCCACCTCTTGAAAGTCTCACATCAGAAGCTGAACAACAAGCAGTCGTTCAAACATTTGATGCTATTGAGGGGTTTGTTCAATTTGTTTTTATCGCACACGGTTTGGTTCAACTTCTTGCCTTAAAATTTTCTAAAGAATGTGAGGGGGTACTCTGGTTGAGGACGCTACGTGAGACACGTGAGACTATCCCATCTGAAGCAACAGCCATGCACTATTTGCGGCAATCGGTTTTATGGCAGTCTCAGAAAAAGCAGCAATCCACATACTGCATTTAA
- a CDS encoding GNAT family N-acetyltransferase, protein MDRKRYTLKVAIHPIKPKDLELIWKIAYGQKENTWMNWNGPYFNDSVYEKEEFINKVGKRWIEDGTAWCITYNNKIIGTVSYYYGDGNLKKWLEVGICIYDSEYWNKGISTIALTLWINHLFEHVTELPHIGFTTWSGNKGMMRVGEKVGLSLEGRIRKVRYWQDQYWDSIKYGVLREEWNSLTNRKN, encoded by the coding sequence ATGGATAGAAAACGATATACGCTTAAGGTAGCTATTCATCCAATAAAGCCAAAAGATTTGGAACTTATTTGGAAAATAGCTTATGGACAGAAAGAAAATACTTGGATGAACTGGAACGGACCTTATTTCAATGATTCGGTTTATGAAAAAGAAGAATTTATTAATAAAGTTGGAAAAAGATGGATTGAAGATGGAACGGCTTGGTGCATTACATACAACAATAAAATTATTGGAACCGTTTCTTATTATTACGGAGATGGAAATTTGAAGAAATGGCTTGAAGTTGGAATTTGTATCTATGATTCGGAGTATTGGAACAAAGGAATCTCTACTATTGCTTTAACTCTTTGGATCAATCATTTATTTGAACATGTAACCGAATTGCCTCATATCGGATTTACTACTTGGTCTGGAAATAAAGGGATGATGCGTGTAGGCGAAAAAGTTGGATTATCTTTAGAAGGAAGAATAAGAAAAGTACGGTATTGGCAAGATCAATATTGGGATTCTATCAAGTATGGAGTCCTTCGTGAAGAATGGAATAGTTTAACAAATAGAAAAAATTAA
- a CDS encoding AbrB/MazE/SpoVT family DNA-binding domain-containing protein, with protein sequence MIQLPIKQWGNSHAIRLPKSLLEALEAEKDDDLNVEVINHSIVLTKAEKEVTFEELFRDYNKETFTTEIQPFSPTGNEKW encoded by the coding sequence ATGATTCAACTACCAATTAAACAGTGGGGAAACAGTCATGCAATCCGTTTACCAAAAAGCCTATTAGAAGCATTGGAAGCAGAAAAAGATGATGACTTAAATGTAGAAGTTATTAATCATTCCATTGTATTAACCAAAGCCGAAAAAGAGGTCACGTTTGAAGAACTTTTTAGAGACTACAATAAAGAAACATTCACTACAGAAATACAACCTTTTTCTCCTACGGGAAATGAAAAATGGTAA